The Heteronotia binoei isolate CCM8104 ecotype False Entrance Well chromosome 14, APGP_CSIRO_Hbin_v1, whole genome shotgun sequence genome has a window encoding:
- the NQO1 gene encoding NAD(P)H dehydrogenase [quinone] 1: protein MQEAAVEALQQRGWTVAVSDLYALRFNPVLSRRDVAAGRPPDQERFDYAAEAGRAWQEGRLSADIVAEQKKLQDADLVIFQFPLQWFGVPAILKGWFDRVLTQGFAYSYAAMYEQGPFQKKKAVLSFTTGGMGSMYTPRGINGDINILLWPLQSGTLHFCGFQILEPQIAFSIAHTPPEARSQILEGWKKRLGTIWDEKPLTFAPSSSFDLSFPGGFVLKKEVEQQLQGQKYGLTTGQHLEKPLPPDNQVKAQKK, encoded by the exons ATGCAGGAGGCGGCGGTGGAGGCGCTGCAGCAGCGCGGCTGGACCGTGGCCGTCTCCGACCTGTACGCCCTGCGCTTCAACCCGGTGCTCTCCCGCCGCGACGTCGCCGCGGGCCGCCCGCCGGACCAGGAGCGCTTCGACTACGCCGCCGAGGCCGGCCGGGCGTGGCAGGAGGGCCGCCTGAGCGCAGACATCGTGGCCGAGCAGAAGAAGCTGCAGGACGCCGACCTCGTCATCTTCCAG TTCCCGCTCCAGTGGTTTGGCGTGCCCGCCATCCTGAAAGGCTGGTTCGACCGGGTCCTGACCCAGGGCTTTGCCTACTCCTACGCCGCCATGTATGAACAGGGGCCCTTCCAG AAAAAGAAGGCTGTGCTGTCCTTTACCACTGGTGGGATGGGCTCCATGTACACCCCCCGAGGCATCAACGGAGACATCAACATCCTCCTCTGGCCCTTGCAG AGCGGTACCCTGCACTTCTGTGGCTTCCAAATCTTGGAGCCCCAGATAGCCTTCAGCATTGCACACACCCCGCCAGAGGCTCGCTCCCAAATCCTGGAGGGATGGAAGAAGAGACTGGGGACCATCTGGGACGAAAAGCCCCTCACCTTTGCTCCAAGCAGCAGCTTTGACCTGAGCTTTCCTGGAGGCTTCGTCctgaagaaggaggtggaacaaCAACTGCAAGGCCAGAAGTATGGGCTGACGACTGGGCAGCATCTGGAGAAGCCGCTCCCCCCTGACAACCAGGTCAAAGCCCAGAAGAAATAA